From Cellulosimicrobium sp. ES-005, one genomic window encodes:
- a CDS encoding epoxide hydrolase family protein codes for MAHLVTDLEDYTPRISEAVVADLRSRLRATRWVDAPDGLGWDAGTDVAYLRDLVAYWADGFDFAAHQARLSALPSRRASIDGTRVHLLHALASPRPGDPSPLPLLLAHGWPDSAWRYRKVVPLLTDPGDPAAPGEAGRRTFDLVVPDMPGFGFSDVPSGPTPDNRTVAALWAELMTALGYDRFLVAGGDMGSHVARFLALDFPDRVIAVHRTDAGLPVFTGDPASLTPQERDWLEESARWRTAEGGYAAVQATKPQSLAVGLTDSPAGLAAWVVEKLRSWSDCGGDLESVYTRDEVLDLLTEHWAVANVGSGVRAYRANAAIPREQLARYVDVPSGFSVFAGDVVRPPRAWLDRVAHTVYATEPSRGGHFAPFEQPEVYAHELRAFFGRF; via the coding sequence ATGGCGCACCTCGTGACCGACCTGGAGGACTACACCCCGCGGATCTCCGAGGCGGTGGTCGCGGACCTCCGGTCCCGCCTCCGCGCGACCCGGTGGGTCGACGCCCCGGACGGGCTCGGGTGGGACGCCGGCACCGACGTCGCGTACCTGCGCGACCTCGTCGCGTACTGGGCCGACGGCTTCGACTTCGCCGCGCACCAGGCACGGCTCTCCGCGCTCCCGAGCCGGCGCGCCTCGATCGACGGCACCCGCGTCCACCTCCTCCACGCGCTCGCGAGCCCGCGTCCTGGCGACCCGTCCCCGCTCCCGCTCCTGCTCGCGCACGGCTGGCCCGACTCGGCGTGGCGGTACCGCAAGGTCGTGCCGCTCCTGACCGACCCGGGCGACCCCGCGGCCCCGGGTGAGGCGGGTCGACGCACCTTCGACCTCGTCGTCCCCGACATGCCCGGCTTCGGGTTCTCCGACGTCCCCTCCGGCCCAACCCCGGACAACCGCACGGTCGCCGCCCTGTGGGCGGAGCTCATGACCGCCCTCGGCTACGACCGGTTCCTCGTCGCGGGCGGAGACATGGGCAGCCACGTCGCCCGGTTCCTCGCGCTCGACTTCCCCGACCGGGTGATCGCGGTGCACCGCACCGACGCTGGGCTGCCCGTGTTCACGGGCGACCCCGCGTCCCTCACGCCCCAGGAGCGCGACTGGCTGGAGGAGAGCGCGCGGTGGCGCACGGCCGAGGGCGGCTACGCCGCCGTGCAGGCCACCAAGCCGCAGTCGCTCGCGGTCGGCCTCACCGACTCCCCCGCCGGTCTCGCGGCGTGGGTCGTCGAGAAGCTGCGGTCGTGGAGCGACTGCGGGGGCGACCTCGAGTCGGTGTACACGCGGGACGAGGTCCTCGACCTCCTCACCGAGCACTGGGCGGTCGCGAACGTCGGGTCCGGCGTCCGCGCCTACCGGGCGAACGCCGCGATCCCCCGCGAGCAGCTCGCCCGCTACGTCGACGTGCCGTCCGGGTTCTCCGTGTTCGCGGGCGACGTCGTCCGGCCCCCGCGTGCGTGGCTCGACCGCGTCGCGCACACCGTGTACGCGACCGAGCCGTCGCGCGGCGGGCACTTCGCCCCGTTCGAGCAGCCCGAGGTCTACGCCCACGAGCTGCGGGCGTTCTTCGGCCGGTTCTAG